A DNA window from Pseudorasbora parva isolate DD20220531a chromosome 19, ASM2467924v1, whole genome shotgun sequence contains the following coding sequences:
- the LOC137047659 gene encoding zinc-alpha-2-glycoprotein-like, which translates to MFLLIFVLFHSSFSDALQERYFLHYMFTALTKTGTFPEFSAVCVCDDRRISHYSNEERVWIGAEDWTEAPPDPPDHRDWFIHQIRTLSDCTDSQCSELHVLQRIIGCELEKLPDGSVNLTVFDEYGFDGEDLISFNSDTEQWIDKSPKAKRTKEEWDLHTGRNHVIKDFLKTCTDWISTFKNTKLCSPDVHIFPSKAPDDQNKLVLTCLATGFYPRDVQMDIRRNRNILEDQTSEIRPNHDQTFQMRTSVKIDRDREGSFDCLVNHSSLTEPVSVDWDGAGLDCEAELFWLYITGAAAAFLLLLLLLICWWINKTKESNGGGIRYEMIQLSRRLTGPRVTRNSVPLSGFLFPDYDLILSFVFLFIGLIYILSYDYIRYVSYICIMYIICRECFCSFL; encoded by the exons ATGTTTTTGCTCATTTTTGTGTTGTTTCACTCTTCATTTAGCGATGCGCTGCAAG AGAGATACTTCCTACATTACATGTTTACAGCTTTGACAAAAACAGGCACATTTCCAGAGTtcagtgctgtgtgtgtgtgtgacgacAGACGGATCTCACACTACAGTAATGAAGAAAGAGTCTGGATTGGGGCTGAAGACTGGACTGAAGCTCCTCCAGATCCTCCTGATCACAGAGACTGGTTCATTCATCAGATCAGGACTCTGTCAGACTGCACAGACTCACAGTGTTCTG AGCTTCATGTTCTTCAGAGAATAATTGGCTGTGAACTGGAGAAACTTCCTGATGGATCAGTGAATCTGACTGTCTTTGATGAATATGGATTTGATGGAGAGGATCTTATATCCTTTAATTCTGACACTGAGCAGTGGATTGATAAAAGCCCCAAAGCCAAAAGAACCAAAGAGGAATGGGATCTTCACACTGGACGAAACCATGTCATCAAAGATTTCCTCAAGACCTGCACTGACTGGATCTCAACgtttaaaaacacaaaactgT GTTCTCCAGATGTTCACATCTTTCCGAGTAAAGCTCCTGATGATCAGAATAAGCTGGTTCTGACGTGTCTGGCCACTGGTTTCTACCCCAGAGATGTTCAGATGGACATCAGAAGGAACAGAAACATCCTTGAGGATCAAACATCTGAAATCAGACCAAACCATGATCAAACCTTTCAGATGAGAACCAGTGTGAAGATCGACAGAGACCGTGAGGGATCTTTTGACTGTCTGGTCAATCACAGCAGTCTGACAGAACCAGTTTCAGTAGACTGGG ATGGAGCAGGTTTGgactgtgaagcagagcttttCTGGCTTTATATAACAGGAGCAGCAGCTGCATTTCTACTTCTACTTCTACTTCTCATTTGTTGGTGGATCAACAAAACGAAAGAGTCAAACG GCGGAGGAATCAGATACGAAATGATCCAACTGAGCAGGAGGTTGACTGGACCAAGAGTGACCAGGAACTCCGTACCTTTATCCGGATTTTTATTCCCAGATTACGATCtgatattaagttttgtttttttgtttataggCCTAATTTATATATTGTCATATGATTATATAAGGTATGTATCATATATCTGTATTATGTACATAATTTGCAGAGaatgtttttgttcttttctctga